The genomic interval CGTAATTTAGAATCCCGAAGATGATAAGCACCAGAATAACCGTTGTAATTACAGCAGATTTACGTTTATGTGTTGTATTTAGTATTTGCATTTTATTTGCCTTTTACAGCTAAAATCATTTTTAACTTGTTCTTATTTGCAATATCAATAACTTGCATTACATTTTTATAAGGCACATCTTTATCTCCTCTTATAATAATAGTCTTCTTTTTATCTGCACCAACACTTTTTAGAATTTCACTTTCTAAACTTGCTGAACTCACTTTTGTTTTATCAATATAAAACAACGATTCATTTGTGATAGATACCGCAACAGATTTATTATTCTCTGTTTTCCCTCCTGCCTTTGGCAACAAAACATCAATAGCACTTACAGTAACCAATGTAGAGGTAAGCATAAAAAATATCAACAATAGAAAAACAATATCTGTCATTGATGACATATTGAATGTAGGATCTACTTTATTTCTTCCGCGTAAATTCATAAAATATTATTTTTCAAACTTTGAATTTAAAACTACTTATACTGGCTCGTTTAATAAATCTAAGAACTCAACAGATTTTGCTTCCATTTGATAGATTACCTTATCTGTTCTTACCACCAAATGATTATAAGTTATGTACGCAATAATACCTACAATTAATCCTCCAACCGTAGTTGTCATTGCCGTATATAAACCATCCGAAAGTAATTTAATATCTATTTGACCACCTGCATTTGCAATTTCATGAATTGCAACAATCATACCGATAACAGTTCCTAAAAAACCAATCATAGGTGCCGCACCAGCAATCGTTGCCAAAACACTAACGTTTTTCTCTAATTGATACACCTCTAACTTTCCTGCAGTTTCAATTGCCGTATTAATATCATCTAAAGGCTTCCCTATTCTAGAAATTCCTTTTCCAATCAATCTTGCTGTTGGTGTATTTTTACTTTTACAAAGCGCATCTGCAGACTCTAGTTTCCCGTTAGAAACAAAATCCTTAATTTGATTCATAAAATTTTCATCCATTTTTGATGCTGCTTTTATAGCAAAGAACCTTTCAAAATAAATGTACA from Polaribacter sejongensis carries:
- a CDS encoding MotA/TolQ/ExbB proton channel family protein, with protein sequence MLLFFQENKEVLEEVVSEEKTLSIYKLIMDGGLGGQIILALLFVLLAIAMYIYFERFFAIKAASKMDENFMNQIKDFVSNGKLESADALCKSKNTPTARLIGKGISRIGKPLDDINTAIETAGKLEVYQLEKNVSVLATIAGAAPMIGFLGTVIGMIVAIHEIANAGGQIDIKLLSDGLYTAMTTTVGGLIVGIIAYITYNHLVVRTDKVIYQMEAKSVEFLDLLNEPV
- a CDS encoding ExbD/TolR family protein, whose protein sequence is MNLRGRNKVDPTFNMSSMTDIVFLLLIFFMLTSTLVTVSAIDVLLPKAGGKTENNKSVAVSITNESLFYIDKTKVSSASLESEILKSVGADKKKTIIIRGDKDVPYKNVMQVIDIANKNKLKMILAVKGK